From the Hordeum vulgare subsp. vulgare chromosome 1H, MorexV3_pseudomolecules_assembly, whole genome shotgun sequence genome, the window tttaaaaactggAAATCAAAAAAAATCCACATGCATGTGGTGACGTGAGACAGGACGCCGGACATGTAGGCATTATCTGTTTGGCCCACACGTAGGCATGTGGGCTGGTTTTCTTAGATACCACACGGAACGTGTGGCAAGACCCTTTAATGTCCACACGTGTGGGATTTAGCGCGACCCAAAAGATTAAGCTATGTGATATATGAGGAGCGGGAGTACTTACTCCTAGAAGTACATAGtcattttcctatatatatatatatagagagagagagagagaggcgacgGCGTCATGCGGATCCAAGGAACGGCGGCACAGCAGCTCCCGACGGCGGCGCGTGGCTGCGCTGGTGGAGATTGGCTGGGCGTGGCGTGCCGGTCGGCTGGACGTGGCTAGAAGATGAAGGTGGAGCTGGGCGTGGCCGGTGGCGGTGGCAGCGGCGACGTTCAGCCGGATCCGGTCTTGGCGGTGGCGACGGCGATGGTAACGCCGATCCAAacatggtggtggcggcgtccccTCCGCCGGGGATGACAGGCCAGGTGGTGGGTCTTTGTGGCGGCACCGGTGACGGCGGATCTTGGGATCCCGTGACCAGGCTCGTCGCAGGATTCGGTACTGGTTGCGAGTCGGGGAGACATAGTTGCCGGTGAAAATCGGGCCGACAGCGGACAATGGCGGTGTTCTATGCCATTATCTTGATGAAGGCTTCGTCCTGTAACTACTATCGATCCACTCGTGCTGctccaggggaaaccctaggatctggttttccacatcggacgatggcggcattgcggtgtcgttcctctctagggagcatcgtttgtggagcaacaCTGGAAGatagaggcaggaggtggagcgtcttCGTCCTACACGGAGCTTCGGCGGTGATGccaggtcatgcctggccgacaggtgctacgctttgtCATGCCTGCTCGGCAGGTGCTATGCACGACAGATCTTACGAGTCTTCGCGTCTGGATGGATGAGCGCAGGGAGGTCAATCCACTCGTGTTGctccaggggaaaccctaggatctggttttcGAGAACGGACGATGGCGGCATTGCGGTGTCGTTCCTCtctagggagcatcgtttgtggagaagCGCTGGAAGacggaagcaggaggtggagcgtcttcgtcctgcacggagcttcggtggtgatgtcaggtcatgcctggccgacaagtgctacgctttgtcatgcctattcggcaggtgctacgcacgacagatcttacaGAGTCTTCGGTCTGGATGGATGAGCGTAGGGAGGTGGCaccgttgggcgccgtggtggcgtcgacggatggttGGACTGGCATGGACGATGCGGatttctctcctgaagatgggtcagcggttcgatgatgatggcggcttctaaaacgtgtgtgtggtgtacgctttaggtctgctgcaccggctattacttccgatacgttatgtggatagatcgacaccggttttagatatggggagtgagagcactccacattatcgcattttgtaggtgtgagtgggggcttcgggtggcttgatgtatgttcttgtcatacctttgttgaataagtaataaagatggttgtatgcatcgattgatgcagaggccgggggttttaacctccttttccaaaaaaaatagtTAGAGAGAGAtattgtagaagttaatcatgttgtttctttaggattaggaaagaaagccaaaccgagtcctagtagtattaggattcctagtcctattctatttccatagtcccttgtggacgtgtataaaagacactctagggatgttgattgtaacaccagaaaaacgaaaagcaatacaaagtaaaggctcgacacgggcctttagccatcaaatccatcgatcagttttattcgtgtcgctagttacgcaagttccgtcaagtagccggccgaagcaagaatcgcgtaggcacgcctgtacagctgcatatgcacgttcaaaagccaacagatATTTCAGTGTATGatatgataataataataataataataataataataataataataataataataataataataataataataagaagaagaagaagaagaatagcgaAATCTGAAACCCTGCTAGCATTTGTCCTATATAAGCCTTTCTACCTCATCTCTCTTCAGCCACAACAACTCAACTAACTACCAGCTTGATTCAGAGCTTAGAAGAGGCAATGGGCTCTACCGCCACTAAGAAGGACGCAGCTAGCGACGAGGAGGCATGCATGTACGCGTTGCAGCTGGCAACATCCTCTATTCTGCCAATGACGCTAAAGAACGCCATCGAATTGGGCATGCTCGAGACGATTGTGAGCGCCGATGGGAAGGCCCTATCCCCGTCGGAGGTGGCTGCGCAGCTGCCGTGCAAGGCCAATCCGGATGCGCCGGCCATGGTGGACCGTATGCTGCGGCTGCTTGCCTCGCACAAGGTCGTGACGTGCCACATGGAGAAAGGTGAGGATGGTCTCCTCACCCGCCGGTATAGTCCGGCTCCGGTGTGCAAGTGGCTCACGCCCAACGAGGATGGCGTCTCCATGGCACCGATGCTCCTTATGGTCCAGGACAAGGTCCTGATGGACTGCTGGTGAGCTTGTTATATTTCGCTCAACGACAGAGCATCGACCTGTTTTACTTTTATCATCATGTACAAGAACTGGGGTTTTTTTGTCGAAAACAATTATTACTCGCAATAACTCGTATGAAGTAAGAACACTACTAAACACCTAGCCGATCGACATGTTTTCATCAGTTTATGTTTTAGCTATTTTTCCATTTGGACATTTCGTTCGGTGGATCTAACTAGATGAAATTAGAAAGTAAGCGCATAGGTCGCTAAAGGGCAAGCATGAAGCACGAAGGCAGGAACTGACTAGATCAGCGGCCTACTTTTCTTGCCTAGTCGGTTCGAGGATGGAGAAAAGGCCATCGGAATACAAAATAGAAATAATTCCTTAACACCATCTCAGTAAATGAAACACTTGAAATAGAAATTACATTCACGTATGTAGACTacctaacaacaactacaaacacTGGCACGAGCTCAAGGTGTGCCGTCATCATCACCCCTCACTCATCAAATCCACCCAGTCTCTGGAACAGCATGATGTTTAGGTTAAGTCCAAATATgaaatatcaaggatacatacaaccaaaaataacaaagaagaatgaaaaagaaaacaaaaatggcCAGCCGACCATTAAGCCCGGATCATATGAAAGAGGTTTGCATCTAGCACCAGACGCGGGATCAATGTATAGCTCAGAAACAGCTTTTTTATTTCGTGGGCAGGTTAAAGAACTCATGACACCTTGAGTTTGACAAAATATTGACGACACACTCTAGTTAGTTCATCTAAAAGTCCCACCGGACGGGGACGCGCGGGCGGGCAATATATAATCCAACACACATGTCAGCTAAAATATATAGCTCTTTTTTCCCAATGGTCAAATTTATTATGAAACACTTCATGGTTGTTGTTTGTTAAAGCAGAAATCAATGTACGGAAAATGAGATGTTGATGAAATAACTTCTATATCtacttttttatatttattttctcGTGATGTTGTCTTGGAACTTGTCTGCGTTGCAAAATCAAAGCTGTAATTAGTAAAAAAAAACGTTTGCAGGTATTATTTGAAGGATTCTGCAGTTGATGGTGGCCTCCCATTTAACAAGGCGCATGGGACTACTGTGTTCGAGTACCAGGGCAAGGATACACGCTTTAATAGTGTGTTCAATGAGGGTATGAAGGGTCACAGTAGCATCATCATTAAGAAGCTTCTCGAGTTGTACATGGGCTTTGAAGACATCAGCACTATTGTCGACGTTGGTGGTGGTGTCGGCACGACGATCCATGCCATCACCTCTAAATACCCTCACATTAGGGGGATTAACTTCGACCTCCCACATGTCATCGCGGAGGCGTTCCAATCTCTTCATGTGCAACACATTGGCGGCGACATGTTTGAGAAAGTGCCTCCGGGTGACACCATAATAATGAAAGGGATCCTTCACGATTGGAATGATGAGCATTGTATGACCCTGCTGAGGAACTGCTATGACGCCTTGCCAACACAAGGTAAGGTGGTAGTCGTGGAGTGCATCCTACCGGTGTCACCAGAAGCAAAGCTAGGGGAACAGGTGGTGCTCAATGTGGACATGATCATGCTTGCCCACACCCCTAGTGGCAAGGAAAGGTACCTCAATGAGTTTGAAGAACTTGCTATGGGCGCAGGGTTCAGCAGGGTCAATACTACCTACATCTACGCTGAATCATGGGCTATTGAATTTATCAAATAGCCGCATTTCATATGGTCTTCTCGGTGCTCCTAAGTTTATTATCAACTTATGCTTCAGAATAATATTTTAAATAAATTGGTTTATGTATCAAACGGGCTACGAGCACAACTAGATTTCTTGTATTCAAAACTTGGTTATCACACTTCTAATTAAAAAATATAAGCCTATATATGTTTGCTCTGCGTGGATCATTTCCTTGGAAGAAGCTAAACATGTGTGAATGATCATCGTGCAACCATATCTTTGCTACAAGTTGGCATATCACTGCTAGAATCTAGTTTTGTGTCGAGGTCCAGAACTTCGCAGAGTTTGTTCTATCGGCAACTCGACAAACTTTTCTCTACCGAGTTTGATTCAAAGTTAAACTCCACGGCGATAGGCAACTCACCAGAGGTGTGGCTTTGTCTAGTTCTAACGAAAAATGACTTGTTGAAAAAAAAAACTCAGAAGAATATAAAATTCTTTGAGTTCCAAACAGAAAAAACTTGGTTAAGTATAACAAGTGGGCCGTGCTATACAAGTGGGAGAGGACACGTGATCGAGACGTCGGTCTTTCTTTGCAGAGTTTTAGCAAGGGAGACTTGGTAAACATTTTGTAtttatcattttttttaaataggaaTTCCAGGCGTTAGAAGTTTGTCAATTTGCGGCCAAAAAAGATCGATATACATTTTCTCTTTCTGATTTTCTTTAAATTGGAATGCCAGGGGTCACACTGTGTCGAGTTTCAGCTGAACTTTACACGGTAAAAAATAATCATTTTTAATGGGAATACCATGGGATTGTGTTGCAGAGTTTAGTAGGTGACTACCCACAAATATAGAAGATTAATTATAATTCATTCGATAAATAAAAGTGTTCAACCCAACGAGaagcaaaataaaataataagcaattttcagcaaggtattctccgcAAGTGCTGCAAGTAG encodes:
- the LOC123420070 gene encoding flavone O-methyltransferase 1-like, with the translated sequence MGSTATKKDAASDEEACMYALQLATSSILPMTLKNAIELGMLETIVSADGKALSPSEVAAQLPCKANPDAPAMVDRMLRLLASHKVVTCHMEKGEDGLLTRRYSPAPVCKWLTPNEDGVSMAPMLLMVQDKVLMDCWYYLKDSAVDGGLPFNKAHGTTVFEYQGKDTRFNSVFNEGMKGHSSIIIKKLLELYMGFEDISTIVDVGGGVGTTIHAITSKYPHIRGINFDLPHVIAEAFQSLHVQHIGGDMFEKVPPGDTIIMKGILHDWNDEHCMTLLRNCYDALPTQGKVVVVECILPVSPEAKLGEQVVLNVDMIMLAHTPSGKERYLNEFEELAMGAGFSRVNTTYIYAESWAIEFIK